From the Drosophila gunungcola strain Sukarami unplaced genomic scaffold, Dgunungcola_SK_2 000114F, whole genome shotgun sequence genome, one window contains:
- the LOC128265347 gene encoding alanine--glyoxylate aminotransferase, which translates to MEVPPPLVLKRPLYVPSKTLMGPGPSNCSHRVLEAMSNPVLGHMHPECLQIMDEVKEGIKYIFQTLNDATMCISGAGHSGMEAALCNLIEDGDVVLMGITGVWGHRAGDMARRYGAEVHYVEASFGRALSLDEITFAFEAHRPRVFFITQGDSSTGIIQQYIRELGELCRKYDCFLVVDTVASLGGAEFLMDEWKVDVAYTGSQKSLGGPAGLTPISFSKRALTRIRKRKTKPKVYYFDILLIGQYWGCYGTPRIYHHTISSTLLYGLREALAHFCAVGLKAVVRRHQECSKRLQLGIEELGLEMFVQREDERLPTVNAIKVPFGVDWRKVAEYAMRKYSVEISGGLGPTVEHVFRIGLMGENATVERVDMVLSILNEAIQSSKLGIKTERSKI; encoded by the exons ATGGAAGTACCGCCACCGCTCGTCCTCAAGCGACCGCTATATGTGCCCAGCAAAACGCTGATGGGTCCGGGACCCTCGAACTGCTCCCATCGCGTCCTGGAGGCCATGAGTAACCCGGTGCTGGGCCACATGCATCCCGAGTGCTTACAG ATTATGGACGAGGTGAAGGAGGGCATCAAGTACATCTTCCAGACCCTCAATGATGCCACCATGTGCATCAGTGGTGCTGGCCACTCGGGAATGGAGGCCGCTCTTTGCAATCTGATCGAGGATGGCGATGTGGTGCTCATGGGCATTACGGGTGTTTGGGGCCATCGGGCCGGGGACATGGCCCGGCGTTACGGGGCCGAAGTCCACTACGTGGAGGCGAGTTTCGGCAGAGCCCTCAGTCTCGACGAGATCACATTCGCCTTCGAGGCGCATCGGCCTCGCGTTTTCTTCATTACTCAGGGTGACTCCTCCACGGGCATTATCCAGCAGTATATCCGAGAGCTGGGCGAGCTGTGCCGGAAGTACGATTGCTTCCTGGTCGTGGATACGGTGGCTTCCTTGGGCGGTGCCGAATTCCTGATGGACGAGTGGAAGGTGGATGTGGCGTACACGGGCTCCCAGAAATCCCTCGGCGGTCCTGCCGGACTCACGCCCATTTCGTTCAGTAAACGCGCCCTAACGCGCATCCGGAAGCGCAAAACCAAGCCGAAAGTGTACTACTTCGACATCCTGCTGATCGGCCAGTACTGGGGTTGCTATGGCACCCCTCGGATCTATCATCACACCATATCCTCCACCCTGCTGTACGGATTGCGCGAGGCTCTGGCCCACTTTTGTGCCGTGGGCCTGAAGGCGGTGGTGCGACGCCATCAGGAGTGCTCCAAGCGGCTGCAACTGGGCATCGAGGAGCTGGGACTGGAGATGTTCGTCCAGCGGGAGGACGAGCGACTGCCCACGGTGAACGCGATAAAGGTGCCCTTTGGAGTGGACTGGCGGAAGGTCGCGGAATACGCCATGCGCAA gTACAGCGTGGAGATCAGCGGCGGATTGGGACCCACTGTGGAGCACGTCTTTCGTATCGGTTTAATGGGCGAAAATGCCACCGTGGAGCGCGTGGACATGGTGCTCAGCATCCTGAACGAGGCCATCCAGAGCAGCAAATTGGGAATTAAGACCGAACGCTCCAAAATTTAG